The Flavobacterium commune genome contains a region encoding:
- the rpsD gene encoding 30S ribosomal protein S4, whose translation MARYTGPKTRIARKFGEAIFGDDKSFEKRNYPPGQHGMAKKRGKKSEYAIQLMEKQKAKYSYGILEKQFRGLFKKASATKGVTGEVLLQLCEARLDNVVFRMGVAPSRRGARQLVSHRHITVNGEVVNIPSYHLKPGDKVAVREKSKSLEAIERSLSNSSQVYEWITWNNDVKEGTFVAVPARLQIPENIKEQLIVELYNK comes from the coding sequence ATGGCAAGATATACTGGTCCTAAAACTAGAATTGCTCGTAAATTTGGCGAAGCAATCTTCGGAGATGATAAATCTTTCGAAAAAAGAAATTACCCTCCTGGACAACACGGGATGGCTAAAAAAAGAGGTAAAAAATCTGAGTACGCTATCCAGTTAATGGAGAAGCAAAAAGCTAAATATTCTTATGGGATTTTAGAAAAACAATTCAGAGGTTTATTCAAAAAAGCATCAGCTACTAAAGGTGTTACTGGTGAGGTTCTTTTGCAATTATGTGAGGCAAGATTGGATAACGTAGTATTCAGAATGGGCGTTGCTCCTTCTAGAAGAGGTGCTAGACAATTAGTTTCTCACAGACATATCACTGTTAACGGTGAAGTTGTAAACATTCCTTCTTACCACCTTAAACCTGGTGACAAAGTTGCAGTTCGTGAAAAATCTAAATCTTTAGAGGCTATCGAACGTTCTTTATCTAATTCAAGTCAAGTTTATGAATGGATTACTTGGAACAATGACGTTAAAGAAGGTACTTTCGTAGCTGTACCTGCTAGACTTCAAATTCCAGAAAACATTAAAGAACAATTAATCGTAGAGTTGTACAACAAATAA
- the rpsK gene encoding 30S ribosomal protein S11: protein MAKATTKKRKVIVESTGEAHISATFNNIIISLTNKKGEVISWSSAGKMGFRGSKKNTPYAAQMAAEDCSKVALEAGLKKVKVYVKGPGNGRESAIRSIHNGGIEVTEIIDVTPMPHNGCRPPKRRRV, encoded by the coding sequence ATGGCTAAAGCAACTACAAAAAAACGTAAAGTTATCGTTGAATCAACGGGAGAAGCTCATATTTCTGCTACCTTCAATAACATCATCATTTCTTTGACTAACAAAAAAGGTGAAGTTATTTCTTGGTCTTCAGCTGGTAAAATGGGTTTCAGAGGTTCTAAAAAGAACACTCCATACGCAGCTCAAATGGCCGCAGAAGATTGTAGTAAAGTAGCTCTTGAAGCTGGATTGAAAAAAGTTAAGGTTTATGTAAAAGGACCAGGAAACGGACGTGAGTCTGCTATCCGTTCTATACATAACGGTGGAATCGAAGTAACTGAAATTATTGACGTTACTCCAATGCCACACAACGGTTGTCGTCCTCCAAAGAGACGTAGAGTTTAA
- the rpsM gene encoding 30S ribosomal protein S13, translated as MARIAGVDIPKNKRGVIALTYIFGLGKSRAIEILEKAQVSQDKKVQDWNDDEIGAIREAVGAFKIEGELRSEVSLNIKRLMDIGCYRGIRHRTGLPLRGQRTKNNSRTRKGKRKTVANKKKATK; from the coding sequence ATGGCAAGAATAGCAGGGGTAGATATCCCAAAAAACAAGAGAGGTGTTATTGCACTTACCTACATCTTCGGATTAGGAAAAAGTAGAGCTATTGAGATTTTAGAGAAAGCTCAAGTTAGCCAAGATAAAAAAGTTCAAGATTGGAATGATGACGAGATCGGAGCAATTCGTGAGGCTGTTGGAGCATTCAAAATTGAAGGGGAGTTACGTTCAGAAGTATCTTTAAACATCAAACGTTTAATGGATATTGGATGTTACAGAGGAATCCGTCACAGAACTGGTCTTCCATTAAGAGGACAAAGAACTAAAAACAACTCTAGAACTAGAAAAGGTAAAAGAAAAACTGTTGCTAACAAGAAAAAAGCAACTAAATAA
- the ykgO gene encoding type B 50S ribosomal protein L36, producing the protein MKVRASVKKRSAECIIVRRKGRLYVINKKNPRFKQRQG; encoded by the coding sequence ATGAAAGTAAGAGCATCAGTAAAAAAGAGAAGTGCCGAGTGCATTATCGTACGTAGAAAAGGAAGATTATACGTAATAAACAAAAAGAATCCTAGATTTAAACAAAGACAAGGATAA